In Nonomuraea sp. NBC_00507, the following are encoded in one genomic region:
- a CDS encoding nicotinamide mononucleotide transporter family protein yields MNWANAGFTVFGTHVLWTDLIGNIAALSTVLLAMRKSIWTWPVQFTGSVLLFIASINAQITGNALKQAMFAGLAIYGWWAWRRGTQNGRQLPIRPAEPMERLLLIALTLLGTAVVGLLFFATGLSWGAHEPLPKGAFLVAADAYIFVGSAVATWAQGRALVDFWIVWVAVDLVGVPLMFSSGLVVSGSVFGVFFVLVLIGFVKWLREYRSSPLAVTEVVAP; encoded by the coding sequence GTGAACTGGGCGAACGCCGGATTCACCGTATTCGGCACACACGTGCTCTGGACGGACCTGATCGGCAACATCGCCGCGCTGTCCACGGTCCTGCTCGCCATGCGGAAATCGATATGGACGTGGCCGGTGCAGTTCACCGGCTCGGTGCTGCTGTTCATCGCCTCGATCAATGCGCAGATCACCGGGAACGCGCTCAAGCAAGCCATGTTCGCTGGCCTGGCGATCTACGGCTGGTGGGCGTGGCGGCGCGGCACGCAGAACGGCAGGCAACTGCCCATCAGGCCCGCCGAGCCGATGGAGCGGTTGCTGCTGATCGCCCTCACGCTGCTGGGCACGGCGGTGGTCGGGTTGCTGTTCTTCGCCACCGGCCTGTCGTGGGGCGCGCACGAGCCCCTGCCGAAGGGCGCCTTCCTGGTGGCCGCCGACGCCTACATCTTCGTCGGCAGCGCCGTGGCCACCTGGGCCCAGGGCCGCGCGCTGGTGGACTTCTGGATCGTGTGGGTGGCCGTTGACCTGGTCGGGGTGCCGCTGATGTTCAGCTCGGGCCTGGTGGTCTCCGGATCCGTCTTTGGCGTGTTCTTCGTCCTGGTCCTCATCGGTTTCGTGAAGTGGCTGCGCGAATACCGGTCCTCCCCGCTGGCCGTGACGGAGGTAGTGGCGCCATGA
- a CDS encoding riboflavin synthase yields MFTGIIEEKGEVVAIDRAGGGALLAVRGPIVTSDARHGDSIAVNGVCLTVVKTEGDVFTVDVIKESLDRSSLGGLTEGSPVNLERAVRADQRLGGHIVQGHVDGTAVLLSREPGDSWDDLRFSLPEPLSRYVAEKGSIAIDGISLTVTTVDDDSFGVSLIPTTLKLTTMGERQVGDMVNIEVDVIAKYVERLVARQ; encoded by the coding sequence ATGTTCACCGGAATCATTGAGGAAAAAGGCGAGGTCGTCGCCATCGACCGGGCCGGCGGCGGCGCCCTGCTGGCGGTGCGCGGCCCGATCGTCACCTCCGACGCGCGGCACGGCGACTCGATCGCGGTCAACGGCGTGTGCCTCACCGTCGTGAAGACCGAGGGCGACGTCTTCACAGTCGACGTGATCAAGGAGTCGCTGGACCGCAGCTCCCTGGGCGGCCTCACCGAGGGTTCGCCGGTGAACCTGGAGCGGGCCGTACGCGCCGACCAGCGCCTCGGCGGCCACATCGTGCAGGGCCATGTGGACGGCACCGCCGTGCTGCTGTCCCGCGAGCCCGGCGACAGCTGGGACGACCTGCGTTTCTCTCTGCCGGAGCCGCTGAGCCGCTACGTCGCGGAGAAGGGCTCGATCGCGATCGACGGAATCAGCCTGACGGTGACGACGGTTGATGACGACAGCTTCGGCGTGAGCCTCATCCCGACCACGCTGAAGCTCACCACCATGGGCGAACGCCAGGTGGGCGACATGGTGAACATCGAGGTCGACGTGATCGCGAAGTATGTGGAAAGGCTGGTGGCCAGACAGTGA
- the ribD gene encoding bifunctional diaminohydroxyphosphoribosylaminopyrimidine deaminase/5-amino-6-(5-phosphoribosylamino)uracil reductase RibD — translation MEIPEQDAAHMARAVALAGHGHGTTSPNPVVGCVVVDAGGAVAGEGFHVYAGGPHAEVVALAQAGERAKGGTAYVTLEPCDHTGRTGPCSRALLDAGIARVVVAVADPSPKAAGGAARLRTGGVAVTMGVLESAAERVNEEWLTYARLGRSHVTWKFAATLDGRSAAEDGTSQWITSPEARADVHLWRAAADAIVAGIGTVLSDDPRLTARPAADPRLAANAGSPPNAGRAASPDAGRAASPDAGRAASPNAGRAAGAGSGLDVGSGAHADSWGGAHAGDGAGVRAPLRVVVDTEGRTPPDAKVLDDAAPTLIAVADDITTDLKAGLLRLPRHGDGLDLQALLRELAAREVVSVFLEGGPTLAGAFLRQGLADRVVAYLAPALLGSGRSALGAAGVGTIGHMHRLTFDEISPIGPDVRLIARPIAQPGREQ, via the coding sequence GTGGAGATACCCGAGCAGGACGCCGCGCACATGGCGCGCGCCGTCGCGCTGGCCGGGCACGGACACGGCACCACCAGCCCCAACCCCGTCGTGGGCTGCGTCGTGGTGGACGCCGGCGGCGCGGTGGCCGGCGAGGGGTTCCACGTGTACGCCGGCGGGCCGCACGCCGAGGTCGTGGCGCTGGCGCAGGCGGGAGAGCGGGCCAAAGGCGGCACCGCGTACGTGACGCTCGAGCCCTGCGACCACACCGGCCGGACGGGTCCGTGCAGTCGCGCGCTGCTCGACGCGGGAATCGCGCGGGTGGTGGTCGCGGTCGCCGACCCCAGTCCGAAGGCGGCGGGCGGCGCCGCGCGGCTGCGGACCGGCGGGGTCGCCGTGACGATGGGTGTTCTGGAGAGCGCGGCCGAGCGGGTCAACGAGGAGTGGCTCACCTACGCGCGGCTCGGGCGCTCTCACGTGACCTGGAAGTTCGCCGCCACCCTCGACGGCAGGTCGGCCGCCGAGGACGGGACCAGCCAGTGGATCACCTCACCGGAGGCGCGGGCCGACGTGCACCTGTGGCGGGCGGCCGCGGACGCGATCGTGGCGGGCATCGGCACGGTCCTGTCCGACGACCCCCGCCTCACCGCCCGCCCCGCCGCCGACCCCCGTCTCGCCGCGAACGCCGGCTCCCCTCCGAACGCCGGTCGTGCGGCGAGTCCGGACGCCGGTCGTGCGGCGAGTCCGGACGCCGGTCGTGCGGCGAGTCCGAACGCCGGCCGTGCGGCCGGTGCCGGCTCAGGCTTGGACGTCGGCTCTGGCGCACATGCCGATTCCTGGGGTGGCGCGCACGCCGGCGATGGAGCGGGTGTCCGGGCTCCGCTGCGGGTCGTCGTCGACACCGAGGGCAGGACTCCGCCGGACGCCAAGGTCCTCGACGACGCGGCGCCGACGCTGATCGCGGTCGCCGACGACATCACGACCGATCTCAAAGCCGGCCTCTTGCGCCTGCCCCGTCACGGCGACGGCCTGGACCTGCAGGCTCTCCTCCGTGAGCTGGCCGCGCGCGAGGTCGTCAGCGTGTTTCTGGAAGGCGGGCCGACGCTCGCCGGAGCGTTCCTGCGGCAGGGCCTGGCCGACCGCGTGGTCGCCTACCTCGCGCCCGCGTTGCTCGGCTCCGGGCGGTCCGCGCTCGGTGCGGCCGGGGTGGGGACGATCGGCCACATGCACCGACTGACATTTGACGAAATTTCCCCCATTGGGCCGGATGTACGGCTAATCGCCCGGCCTATCGCACAACCAGGCAGGGAGCAGTGA
- a CDS encoding oxygenase MpaB family protein, whose amino-acid sequence MGDHGIFGPGSVTWRVMGEPILLVGGIRALLMQGLHPRAMRGVLQNSALMDPNEAWSRFVRTTEFVRVRTYGTRAEVEKAGRRVRKIHARLTAYDPDTGTTFRLDEPEALRWVHVGEVDSYLSVARRAGVRLTDDEADAFVHEWRRAAEVVGLDGADVPGSVAELHDYIEAARPGLRFVPEAAHPLRLSLNAPLPRLLLPLKPAVPALMILAFATLPRWARRLYGLPATPVGDLWATATLRTLHTGLGLVPAQVRYSPAARRAHRLTAA is encoded by the coding sequence ATGGGCGACCATGGGATCTTCGGCCCTGGTTCGGTGACGTGGCGGGTGATGGGGGAGCCCATCCTTCTGGTGGGCGGCATCCGGGCTCTGCTCATGCAGGGGCTCCATCCGCGGGCGATGCGCGGAGTGCTGCAGAACTCCGCGCTCATGGATCCGAACGAGGCGTGGTCGCGCTTCGTGCGCACCACCGAGTTCGTCCGCGTCCGCACGTACGGGACCCGCGCCGAGGTCGAAAAGGCGGGCCGCCGGGTCCGCAAGATCCACGCCCGGCTGACCGCCTACGATCCGGACACCGGCACCACGTTCCGCCTGGACGAGCCGGAGGCGCTGCGCTGGGTGCACGTCGGCGAGGTCGACTCCTACCTGTCCGTCGCCCGGCGGGCGGGCGTGCGGCTGACCGACGACGAGGCGGACGCCTTCGTCCACGAGTGGCGGCGGGCCGCCGAGGTCGTCGGGCTGGACGGCGCGGACGTGCCCGGCTCGGTGGCCGAGCTGCACGACTACATCGAGGCCGCGCGTCCCGGGCTGCGTTTCGTACCCGAGGCCGCCCATCCGCTGCGCCTGTCGCTCAACGCGCCGCTCCCGCGCCTGCTGCTGCCGCTCAAGCCCGCCGTGCCCGCGCTGATGATCCTCGCCTTCGCCACGCTGCCGCGCTGGGCGAGGAGACTGTACGGGCTGCCCGCCACGCCTGTCGGCGACCTGTGGGCGACCGCGACGCTGCGTACCCTGCACACCGGGCTCGGACTGGTCCCCGCCCAGGTCCGCTACTCCCCGGCGGCCCGCCGCGCGCACCGGCTGACGGCGGCCTGA